In Cryptomeria japonica chromosome 5, Sugi_1.0, whole genome shotgun sequence, the genomic window ATATAAGGACTATTTCATGATACCATAAAGATTTTTGGTTTAGCATATTCTTAAATAACTATAATTAAGAAAAGAAACCAAAAGATAATTACAAAGGTTGTACTCCTCACCACAACAAAAGATTAtaatagaaacattattttcctatTATTTAGAAtagagagtttttttttttaaatcctctaactcaTGACTTCCCACAACATATTTAAATATTCTTGTGTTACTCAGCCAATGCAAGCAGCATGTGAATACATCAAATAATGGATTGTAATGCAAGAATCACACCATGCAAAGACACTTTCAACCACACATGCAAAATGAAAAAAAGAACACAATCTCCTGAACAAGTCACAGCCTATCAAGAAATACATCTTCTAATAgaaggcatattttttagtcatAGCTTGTCAAAGGAACATCTTCCAATCATAGCTAGTTGAAAGCACAATGTCTAATTGTGGGTGAGTAATTAAACATCTGTTATTATTGTGAGTGAGAAAGATTTATTTTCTAAGTTTTGGCATTTTTTTATTAAGTCATTGAGCTTTATTCAACCATGAGTTTTTATTTTAAGCTATGGTATCTAGTAGGTGAGGTTACAATTGatttcatataatttccaaacaatgatttagataaaaataatattagatcttattaaattttaaaatgtatCATGCTCTTCAAAAGAAttcttaaaatataaaaaaattatatatatatatagaatcaaAGACTATTATAGATttaaataaatcataaatataTTTACCTccatttcattatcttcatcatttaCATCAAACTTGGACTTATTAGATCCTTCAACCACATCATCTACATTTAGCTGAAATGAAACAAATATTATACATATTAGAACTATTTATAATTAACTATTCAAATACTATCTATAAAATTCAATCCAATTCTCTATAAGGATGCACATATCTAACCAATACTGTCACCTATCATGCTCCACCTTAAAACAAAATGATATGATTTGTGAATCTATTATATTAAGCAAGCATTAATTTAGTCTCATGATACAGATCATTTTATATCAATGACATGTTCATACATTAATCACAAATATCATCCCCTTCAAGAAGACACAATTCAACAACATATTATTATACACACTCAAGACAAAAGATATCAACACCAAACTTCAAACTGAATAAACCCAATTTATACCCCAAAGCTTAAATCTTAAGTCCTAAAAAGCCACAAGACCAAACCCACCTTCCATCTACACAAACTAACTTAAAAAAAAACCAACCTACACCCAGTTGTTATATCTCCATAAAGAAATAGGAAAATAAACTCAAACTATTTCACAGAAAAACAACAAAGACTAATAAATAATAAATGCCAAAGGCCATATCAGACACCCAACACAGATCAACACAATAGGGGGACTCCAAACACAAGCAATCACAGCAGAGTTGCAACAAGGAGGACTAATAGATAATACATGTCAAGGCCATATCAGACACCCAACACAAGTCAACACAATAGAGGGGCTCCAAACACAAGCAATCACAGCAGAGGTTGCAGAGTTTGCAAAGCAAAAATCAGGGTGATAGCTTAGTagaaacaaatagagaaaaggTCCAAGGAGAGACTCACATTTCTCAATTCGGATCCCTTGACTGGGTGTGCCATCTCTCAAATCGACTTACACTCCTCCCCTCAATTGGGATCATTACGGCGAGGGCAGGCCCGGTTTTCTATCTACTCGCCTCACCATTAAACGCAAGCAATAATACATGCCCTAAGGCCTAATAGATGATACAAGTCCAAGGCTCAGACACCCAACACGAGTCAACAAAATAGAAAAACTCCAAACACAACCAACCACAGCAAAGTTTGCAAAGCCAAAATCCGGGTGAGagcttaaaaagaaaagaaaaaaataaagaaaatatccaAGGACTCACCATATAGAGACACCCACTCCTCCATTCGGATCCCTTCAATGGATGTGCCATCTCTCAAAACGACTTGCATTTTCCTCCCCTCAATTGGGATCATTACGGTGGGGGCAGGCCAGGGTTTCCTATCTACTCGCCCCATTATTCGTCTTATATGCACTCTCATATGCACCCTGTTTCAAAATTACAGAATCCATGATCACCCCATAATCGAAACCCCAAATCGTTATACAAAGAATCATGTAAATGGAGAATAAAATTGTACCTGAATGGCATGGCCCATGTTCCTCCATGAGAAACCAAGAAAGTATGCTTAGAGGGACAATGTAGATTCTGAGTTTCAAATTTGGTGGAGATTATGCCCTGCCTCTTACATTTACTATGGCTCTGTTTCAAAATTCCACAATCCATGATCGAAATCCCAAATCATTATACAAAGAATCATGCAAATGAAGAGTAAAATTGTATCTGAACGGCATAGCCCATGTTCCTCCATGAGAAACCAAGAAATATTGCTAGGGGGACAATGTAGAGGCTGAGCTTCAACATTGGTGGAGATTATGCCTTATATCTGAGAGCCTCTTAGCGTTCGGGTGGCGAGGCAAGGTAATAGGCACCCTTGATTTTGTATTTCATGGTGGCCAAGTACGGAGTTGGAGGAGGCACCAGCGAAATGTTGTTGGCAGCTGATGGAGGAACATAAATGCCCCATATTTGGGATGTCATGTACATGGCAGGACAGGTTGTGAGAGAGAAAACAcacaacaaataaaatataaaataaatggaATGCTGAGGCACCCATTGCTATTCCTCAAAAAGACTTACACTCCAACCCTCAATTACGGTGGGGGCAGCCCGGGCAGGCCTGGGTTTCCATTCATCTCATATACAATCATAGCTTCAACATGCCCTTGAGCCAAGCCGATACCTCCAATCAGAGCATAAACATCCCTGAGTCATTACTCTCTGCCCCATTCATTGATTTTTTATTTCATGGCGGCCAAAGAGGCACCAGCGAAATGTTGTTGATCGCCCACTTTATGACCCCACTTAATGTTGTGTTGAGAAAGAGCAGCTGCGTGTACGATCGCAGAGGGGAAGCCTTTTCGGCTCCTAAAGCGCGCCAAGGGCAACATAGGCGTCAAGGGCGCCCTGCCTCTGAGATTTACTCCTGCCCAGTAGCTGTAAGAAGGGTTCTGTAGGTCCTGGTTTGCAGAACCGAATATAAATATGATTCTCTACAGAGTACAAGGCTGTCCATAATGTATCATTCATCATGATATTCAGGCGATGGACGAGAAATGAACAAGCAACAAGGATGCCACGATGGCAATGCAGCCATATTTTCCATGGGTTCGTCAAATGGAATTAAACTGTTACCAGGTAGGTACTACTTTGGATGAGGAGTACCATGAGTCTCAGGAAATGAAAAACAAAAACCAAAGGTATGATTAAGGTACCTGTGAATTTAAAGGAAGGTTCGATTGAGGATATGCATTGAAAGTAGCCGTTCAGTTCGATGTGGACAAAAAAACTGTGGTTGGATATGGACGAGATGTATTTGAAAAAATCAGATTGCAAATTCGTCCGTTATGTTAAAAAAAGCAACCTTAACGTTCGAAAGGGAAACAAAACGTCcaagttcatatatatatatagatagatagatatcttATATACTATATAAACCAATGGAAAATAATGCATACAATGCAAATGATATATACAATGTAGAGTAGTTATGTATATACTATATAAACAAGTGGAAAATAATGCATACAATGCAAATGATATATACAATGTAGAGTAGGTATGTACAATCAAGATATATAGCTTTTACTTTTAAATtccattaaataattattattattatcatgattttaataaaaaaattaaaatatttatagaaTAGTATTTACAATCATAACTCAATAAATTTTTATTGTCTTAACCATTATTAAATATTTAAGTAATTATATATTCTTCCTTGGCTATTTAATTAGACTAGAGTTTCAAGCTAGTGTCCATTATAATTATAGGAACAATGGTAATAACACACAACAAACAAACAACAATAATTATGCACATTA contains:
- the LOC131875611 gene encoding uncharacterized protein LOC131875611 — its product is MDCGILKQSHSKCKRQGIISTKFETQNLHCPSKHTFLVSHGGTWAMPFRVHMRVHIRRIMGRVDRKPWPAPTVMIPIEGRKMQVVLRDGTSIEGIRMEEWVSLYAKCR